TAGCGTTTGACGGTTGGCTGGCACCAGCAGAACAACAGACGATTGTACTCGTCATCCGGCAACCGGCGCTGGTCGAACATGCCAGCCAGTTTTCTCTGCCGCTGAGCTTCGGACAGTATAATCGCACAGGCAGACGACACGTTAAGCGACTCCACCATGCCCATCATCGGAATCACGATGTGCTCGTCGGCCTTGGCAGCTGCATCGGCGCTCACACCATCAACTTCGTTACCCATGACAACCGTACAGGGCACTGTGTAGTCCGCTTCCCGGAAGTCGATGGCCCGGTCAGACAGTTGAGCCGCGTATAGCTTGTGGCCCTGCCCCTTCAGGGCGGCAATCGCCTCGTCCATGCTCCGATGGGTGTGGGTGGTTACCCAGTTGTAGCTGCCACCGGCAGTTTTACGAAACGCCCGGAAGCCTTCCTTCGGCCAGACCACATGCATGTTGGCAAGGCCAAACGCGTCGCAGGAGCGGATAATGGCGGAGAGGTTCCGGGGTTTGTGAACCTGATCGGTGAGGACGCTCAGGTCCGGTTGCCGGGTGTTCAGGGTTTGTTTGATTCGGGCTAGGCGTTCGGGGGTCATGATCGTGTTCGGGCTTGATTGTCGATTTATAGAACCAAAAATAATACCACAAGCGGACTAGCAACTAGCCGAGACAAAGGTGGTTGAAGTTTAAGCACCCCGTTATAATACGCAGTTCCTTTTTGCTGGCGCCCCGTTTAAACCATCCAGTTCCCGGCGCACCATCCACCAGAATACGCACCAGATTACGTGAGACCCATGGCCAAGAAGCTGTACATCAAAACCCACGGCTGTCAGATGAACGAGTACGACTCTGCCCGGATGGCAGACCTGCTCAAAACCGGTGAAACCATCGAAATGACTGATTCACCCGATGACGCCGACATCCTTTTGCTGAACACCTGCTCCATCCGGGAAAAAGCCCAGGAGAAGGTGTTTCACCAGCTTGGCCGCTGGAAAAAGCTGAAAAGCAAAAAGCCGGAAATGATCATCGGCGTGGGCGGCTGTGTGGCGTCCCAGGAAGGCCAGGCGATCATTGACCGCGCGCCCTACGTGGACATGGTCTTTGGCCCGCAAACCCTGCATCGCCTGCCGGACATGATTACCGAAGTGCGCGCCAAGGGTAACGGCGTGGGCGTTGTGGACGTCAGCTTCCCGGAAATCGAGAAATTCGACAACCTGCCCGAGCCGGGCGCAGACGGCCCTTCAGCATTCGTTTCCATCATGGAAGGCTGCAGCAAATACTGCACCTTCTGCGTGGTTCCGTATACCCGCGGGGAAGAAGTCAGTCGCCCGGCTGATGACGTCATCGCTGAAGTCGCCCACCTGGCCAGCCAAGGGGTTCGGGAAGTGAACCTGCTGGGGCAGAACGTGAATGCCTACCGTGGCGAAACCCACGACGGAGACACCATGGATCTGGCGGAGCTGATCGAGCTGATTGCCACCATCGACGGGATTGATCGCATCCGTTACACCACCTCCCATCCGGTGGAGTTCTCGGATGCTCTCATTGATGTCTATGAGCGCGTTCCGGAGCTCGTCAGCCATCTGCATCTGCCGGTGCAGAGCGGCTCCGACCGTATCCTGGCGGCCATGAAGCGGGGCCATACGGCTCTGGAATACAAATCCAAACTCCGCCGCCTGCGCAAGATCCGCCCGGATATCAGTTTCTCGTCCGACTTCATCATCGGCTTCCCGGGTGAAACCGAGAAGGACTTCGAGGACACCATGAAGCTGATCAACGACATCGGTTTCGACATGTCCTTCAGTTTTGTCTATAGCGCCCGCCCGGGCACGCCGGCGTCGGACCTGCCCGACGATACGCCGATGGACGTCAAGAAGCAGCGGCTAAGCATTCTGCAGGATCGACTGAACCAGAATGTGATGGACATCAGCCGCAAGATGGTGGGTTCTACTCAGCGTATTCTGGTAACCGGGTTGTCCAAGAAGGACCCTGGCGAATACGCAGGGCGTACCGAGAATAACCGGATTGTGAATTTCCGGCATGAGAATCCGGAGGTTGTTGGGCACTTTATTGATGTCGATATTGTGGAGGCCTATCCCAATTCACTTCGCGGGGTGCCAGTGGATTCGGAGTTTTACTAGGCCCGGTTTCCCATCCGTCTGGGATTTGGAGTAGGACGATTGGTGCGTATGGCTTCCCAAAAACCGCTACGAGCACATCCATGTGCGCTTGGCGTCGGCCATCCTTGGCCGCCGACATTTTTGGGAAGCCATACGCACCAATCTCCGCCGAATACTCCCTTGCAGGCCACAGAAAGCATTCGTAGGTTGGATTAGACGAAGTCGTAATCCAACAATTTTTTCCGGAACGATGAAAACCGTCGGATCACGCCTCCGGCTAATCCGACCTACTTGTTTTTTAACTTTCGGGCCTGCACATAGAAAGATCAGGGCAAGGGCCGGGCGGACTTTCCAAAAACGTGGAGCGCCAGGGATGGCGCGACCGAGCCCTACATGGACGTACTTGCGGGCGCTTTTTGGAAAGTCCGCCCGGCCCTTGCCCGTTAACCGAACAGCAGAAACACGTACTCCCAATCAATAAACCATGGGGAGTAAACGAAACGGAGCACTTTTGAACG
This genomic stretch from Marinobacter salsuginis harbors:
- the trmH gene encoding tRNA (guanosine(18)-2'-O)-methyltransferase TrmH, translating into MTPERLARIKQTLNTRQPDLSVLTDQVHKPRNLSAIIRSCDAFGLANMHVVWPKEGFRAFRKTAGGSYNWVTTHTHRSMDEAIAALKGQGHKLYAAQLSDRAIDFREADYTVPCTVVMGNEVDGVSADAAAKADEHIVIPMMGMVESLNVSSACAIILSEAQRQRKLAGMFDQRRLPDDEYNRLLFCWCQPTVKRYCDDRNLPYPPIDPDTGELIDGVGWMQEVRKLRANRSRWNGEPVTPPEPRDTAEAVPAKPWEAG
- the miaB gene encoding tRNA (N6-isopentenyl adenosine(37)-C2)-methylthiotransferase MiaB; the protein is MAKKLYIKTHGCQMNEYDSARMADLLKTGETIEMTDSPDDADILLLNTCSIREKAQEKVFHQLGRWKKLKSKKPEMIIGVGGCVASQEGQAIIDRAPYVDMVFGPQTLHRLPDMITEVRAKGNGVGVVDVSFPEIEKFDNLPEPGADGPSAFVSIMEGCSKYCTFCVVPYTRGEEVSRPADDVIAEVAHLASQGVREVNLLGQNVNAYRGETHDGDTMDLAELIELIATIDGIDRIRYTTSHPVEFSDALIDVYERVPELVSHLHLPVQSGSDRILAAMKRGHTALEYKSKLRRLRKIRPDISFSSDFIIGFPGETEKDFEDTMKLINDIGFDMSFSFVYSARPGTPASDLPDDTPMDVKKQRLSILQDRLNQNVMDISRKMVGSTQRILVTGLSKKDPGEYAGRTENNRIVNFRHENPEVVGHFIDVDIVEAYPNSLRGVPVDSEFY